From a region of the Coprococcus comes ATCC 27758 genome:
- a CDS encoding amidohydrolase family protein, with product MYVIKNGTIHTGTGEVLENYDILIEGKKIKKIEKNICEADAEIIDATGKQVFPGFIDPHSSIGAMGIPTRYRDNAETTNVINPDLSVKYAIDPDEVNAQEFYKSGITSVGFSPDHSNVIGGQITVCKTAPDHMANRIVKEHAAMKGSVCSTVKDVYGASNQMPKTRMGIFHLLKEAIRKDDLLKKYQMPFVIAAETAGEIQCLMELLKDEDIQLTIVDGFEFGDAIEELKEKKVGIIFGNFSNLSQISKHEIDLSRLKELVENGNRIAFTNTCKGASEGREVFIWSAIEVYRAGIDAEDVVKMMTIQPAEMLGVADQIGSIEVGKDADITIYSDHPVKSYAAHVQFCMINGKVVLS from the coding sequence ATGTATGTAATTAAAAATGGAACCATTCATACCGGAACGGGTGAAGTGCTCGAAAACTATGATATCTTAATCGAGGGGAAAAAGATTAAGAAAATCGAAAAGAATATCTGCGAAGCAGATGCAGAAATTATCGATGCAACCGGAAAACAAGTTTTCCCTGGTTTCATCGATCCACATTCTTCTATCGGAGCTATGGGGATTCCGACTCGTTACAGAGATAATGCAGAAACTACAAATGTAATCAATCCGGATCTGAGCGTGAAGTATGCCATCGATCCAGATGAAGTGAATGCACAGGAATTCTACAAATCAGGAATTACATCTGTTGGATTTTCACCGGATCACAGCAATGTGATCGGAGGACAGATTACAGTGTGTAAGACAGCTCCGGATCATATGGCAAACCGTATTGTAAAAGAGCACGCAGCAATGAAGGGGAGCGTATGCTCAACCGTTAAGGATGTATATGGTGCAAGTAACCAGATGCCGAAAACAAGAATGGGAATTTTCCATTTGCTCAAAGAAGCAATCAGAAAAGATGACCTTTTGAAGAAATATCAGATGCCATTTGTCATCGCTGCAGAAACTGCAGGTGAGATTCAGTGTCTTATGGAGCTTCTGAAAGATGAAGATATCCAGCTTACAATCGTAGATGGATTTGAATTTGGCGATGCGATTGAAGAACTGAAAGAAAAGAAAGTTGGAATTATCTTTGGTAATTTCAGCAATCTGTCACAGATTTCCAAACATGAAATCGACCTTTCCAGATTAAAAGAACTGGTAGAAAACGGAAACCGCATCGCATTTACAAACACATGCAAAGGTGCTTCTGAAGGTAGAGAAGTATTCATCTGGAGTGCAATCGAAGTATATCGTGCAGGAATCGATGCCGAGGATGTAGTAAAAATGATGACGATCCAGCCAGCCGAGATGCTTGGTGTTGCAGATCAGATCGGAAGTATCGAAGTTGGAAAAGACGCGGACATCACAATTTACAGTGATCATCCTGTAAAATCTTATGCGGCACACGTACAGTTTTGTATGATAAATGGAAAGGTGGTATTATCGTAA
- a CDS encoding amidohydrolase family protein — MQTLIKNGILYTMTEDKGIFQGDILVEGTKIKEVAEHISEDCLEDGDKLIEAEGYYVLPGLIDAHSHIGLFDFNVDPGVDDANEMTNPVTLSVDARFGTNPKAREFKVAYEHGITTMLLTPGSGNVFCGLPFALKTYGNNVFDMTIKSPCAVKIALGGNPKNTYGDQRRLPMTRMGIAKVLDDTFAKAKKYMEDKEQNKEVEYDPDMEALCLALKGEIPCKIHCTQYDMLTAIEIAKKYNVHFSLEHAWGATDYLDEIVESGCDICYGPIATYRSPGERRKIDVEAVKMLDDRGVNVAMITDSPILSEESLYHHVGEAVREGLAQERAVRTVTINAAKVLGVEDRLGSLEEGKDADIIVMKGKLGLDTDAMVYYTMIEGKIVYQK, encoded by the coding sequence ATGCAGACATTAATCAAAAATGGTATTTTGTATACAATGACAGAGGATAAGGGCATCTTTCAGGGGGATATTCTCGTCGAAGGAACAAAGATCAAAGAAGTAGCAGAACATATCAGTGAAGACTGCTTAGAGGATGGAGATAAGCTCATTGAGGCAGAAGGATATTATGTTCTTCCGGGACTTATCGATGCACATTCTCACATCGGATTATTTGATTTCAATGTGGATCCGGGTGTAGACGATGCCAATGAGATGACAAATCCGGTTACTCTTTCTGTTGATGCACGTTTTGGAACAAATCCAAAAGCAAGAGAATTTAAAGTAGCTTATGAGCACGGAATCACAACCATGCTTCTGACTCCGGGAAGCGGAAATGTATTTTGCGGACTTCCGTTTGCACTTAAAACTTATGGAAACAATGTGTTTGATATGACAATCAAATCTCCATGTGCTGTAAAGATTGCTCTTGGCGGTAATCCGAAAAATACATACGGAGATCAGAGAAGACTTCCGATGACAAGAATGGGAATCGCTAAGGTTCTGGATGATACCTTTGCAAAAGCAAAGAAATACATGGAAGACAAAGAACAGAATAAAGAAGTGGAGTATGATCCGGATATGGAAGCTCTTTGCCTGGCTTTAAAAGGAGAAATTCCATGTAAGATCCACTGTACACAGTATGATATGCTCACAGCAATCGAGATTGCGAAAAAATACAACGTACACTTCTCATTAGAACATGCATGGGGAGCAACCGATTATCTGGATGAAATCGTGGAAAGCGGATGCGATATATGCTACGGACCGATTGCAACTTACCGTAGCCCTGGAGAACGTAGAAAAATCGATGTGGAAGCTGTAAAAATGCTGGATGACAGAGGGGTGAATGTGGCGATGATCACTGATTCACCGATTCTGAGTGAAGAATCCCTGTATCATCATGTGGGAGAAGCAGTGCGTGAAGGACTTGCACAGGAGAGAGCAGTAAGAACGGTTACGATCAATGCTGCAAAAGTGCTGGGCGTAGAAGACCGTCTGGGAAGCCTGGAAGAAGGAAAAGATGCAGATATTATTGTAATGAAAGGAAAACTCGGACTTGATACCGATGCGATGGTATACTATACGATGATTGAAGGTAAGATCGTATATCAGAAATAG
- a CDS encoding ABC transporter ATP-binding protein, with translation MDKKEVLIEVKDLKKYFQVGRNQTLKAVDGVNFKIYKGETLGIVGESGCGKTTCGKTVMGLYKATGGEVLFDGVDINKLNKNEKKEFTKRAQIIFQDPYSSLNPRMTVGDIIGEGIDIHKLYTGKERQEKIYELLELVGLNREHALRFPHEFSGGQRQRIGIARALAIEPEFIVCDEPISALDVSIQAQVVNLLIELQQKKNLTYLFIAHDLSMVKHISDRVGVMYLGNMVEFAESDELYQNPLHPYTKALMAAIPIPDPDTEEQKKRIRLEGEIPSPVNPKPGCRFVTRCRYATEKCHQETPQLEELKPEHFVACHRAKELMEDHPQE, from the coding sequence ATGGATAAAAAAGAAGTACTGATCGAAGTGAAAGACCTGAAGAAATATTTTCAGGTTGGAAGAAACCAGACACTGAAGGCAGTGGATGGGGTAAACTTTAAGATCTATAAAGGTGAGACTCTTGGAATCGTAGGAGAATCCGGCTGTGGTAAAACAACCTGTGGAAAGACAGTTATGGGGCTTTACAAGGCTACAGGCGGTGAAGTTCTTTTTGACGGAGTTGATATTAATAAACTGAATAAAAATGAAAAGAAAGAGTTTACAAAGAGAGCTCAGATTATTTTCCAGGATCCATATTCTTCACTGAATCCGAGAATGACAGTCGGTGACATCATCGGGGAAGGAATTGACATTCACAAGCTTTATACCGGAAAAGAACGCCAGGAAAAGATTTATGAATTACTGGAACTGGTCGGACTTAACCGAGAACATGCGCTTCGTTTCCCTCATGAATTCTCAGGCGGACAAAGACAGCGTATTGGAATCGCAAGAGCACTTGCTATCGAACCAGAATTCATCGTTTGCGATGAGCCGATTTCAGCTCTTGACGTTTCCATTCAGGCACAGGTTGTCAACCTGCTGATCGAACTTCAGCAGAAGAAAAACCTGACCTATCTCTTTATCGCACATGACCTGTCTATGGTAAAACATATTTCAGACCGTGTCGGTGTAATGTATCTGGGAAATATGGTTGAATTTGCAGAGAGTGATGAATTATATCAGAATCCACTTCATCCATATACAAAAGCGTTGATGGCAGCGATTCCGATCCCGGATCCGGACACAGAAGAACAGAAGAAGAGAATTCGACTCGAGGGAGAGATCCCAAGCCCGGTTAATCCAAAACCTGGATGCAGATTTGTGACGAGATGCAGATATGCAACAGAAAAATGTCATCAGGAGACACCGCAGCTTGAAGAACTCAAACCGGAACACTTTGTAGCTTGTCATAGAGCAAAAGAGTTGATGGAAGATCACCCGCAAGAGTAA
- a CDS encoding peptide ABC transporter substrate-binding protein: MKKRKTLAMGLAVAMAVSCLAGCGGDDKKASSDGKTEQVLNISNNSVVVGLNPLINTTGPDNSAFNMVLDPLVKRVTQEGNTYKIVPAAAESWDISEDGLTYTFHMNKDAKWSDGTKVTANDFEFTFQKMATPSVAATNAWLFDGIIENFSEALYDQGKKPEEIGVHAIDEDTLEIKIIHPASYFLELVSSSAYPVNKAMYEKLGSDYATSETKTVFNGPFKIESWSQNTEMVLVRNDQYWGADDVKLDKINSKIIQESGTAVQSYINGELDVIGTTDANWGKTIEEQGESESYQVPDSAPEFFMLNAANEYLCNEKIRQALSVAYDRQEMIDTLRNGKGVPIYSMMPDTIQVGEKTYTELVGGKNHFVQELQDEIKDPKALLIEGLKELGKDPDPSKVTIRYASRGTSEVSKKIAEWMKQQWESVLGINIEIDMMEWNIMWDKIDAGDYDIATGGWGPYYNEPSALLQLFDPDNGYFNAEKTGWSGEDPKKYQELLNEAKFEVDDQKKAELYLQAEELVVKSGLIEPTYVEEAPTFVKKYVKNYFVSTVGQVDFSKVYIEK, translated from the coding sequence ATGAAAAAAAGAAAAACATTAGCGATGGGACTCGCAGTAGCAATGGCAGTCAGCTGTCTTGCCGGATGTGGCGGAGATGACAAAAAAGCTAGTTCTGACGGAAAAACAGAACAGGTTCTGAATATCTCCAACAACAGTGTGGTTGTCGGACTGAACCCGCTGATCAACACAACTGGCCCGGATAACTCAGCATTTAACATGGTATTGGATCCACTCGTTAAAAGAGTAACTCAGGAAGGAAATACCTATAAAATCGTGCCTGCTGCAGCAGAGAGCTGGGATATCAGTGAAGATGGACTTACTTATACTTTCCACATGAACAAAGATGCGAAGTGGAGCGATGGAACGAAAGTAACTGCAAATGACTTTGAATTTACTTTCCAGAAGATGGCAACTCCATCCGTTGCAGCAACAAATGCATGGCTGTTTGATGGAATTATCGAGAACTTCTCAGAAGCTCTTTACGATCAGGGAAAGAAACCGGAAGAAATCGGTGTACATGCCATTGATGAAGATACACTGGAAATCAAAATTATCCACCCGGCATCTTACTTCCTGGAACTGGTTTCCTCATCAGCTTATCCGGTAAACAAAGCAATGTATGAAAAACTCGGAAGCGACTATGCAACATCAGAAACAAAGACTGTATTTAACGGACCTTTCAAGATTGAAAGCTGGAGTCAGAATACAGAGATGGTATTGGTAAGAAATGATCAGTACTGGGGAGCCGACGATGTGAAGCTTGACAAGATCAATAGCAAGATCATTCAGGAATCAGGTACTGCAGTTCAGTCTTATATCAACGGTGAACTGGATGTGATCGGTACAACGGATGCAAACTGGGGAAAGACTATCGAAGAACAGGGAGAATCTGAATCTTATCAGGTTCCGGATAGTGCACCGGAATTCTTCATGCTGAATGCAGCAAACGAATATCTGTGCAATGAAAAGATCAGACAGGCTTTATCAGTAGCTTATGACCGTCAGGAAATGATCGATACTCTTCGTAATGGAAAAGGTGTTCCGATTTATTCTATGATGCCAGATACCATTCAGGTTGGGGAAAAAACATACACAGAATTAGTTGGCGGAAAGAACCATTTCGTTCAGGAACTTCAGGATGAAATCAAAGATCCGAAAGCTTTACTTATTGAAGGGTTAAAAGAACTTGGTAAAGATCCAGACCCGTCAAAAGTGACAATCCGTTATGCAAGCCGTGGTACATCTGAAGTATCTAAAAAGATTGCTGAATGGATGAAACAGCAGTGGGAAAGCGTTCTTGGAATCAATATCGAAATCGATATGATGGAATGGAACATCATGTGGGATAAGATTGACGCCGGTGATTACGATATCGCAACAGGCGGCTGGGGACCATACTACAATGAACCAAGTGCTCTTCTTCAGTTATTCGATCCGGATAATGGATATTTCAACGCAGAAAAGACAGGATGGTCTGGAGAAGATCCTAAGAAATATCAGGAACTTCTGAATGAAGCAAAATTTGAAGTTGATGACCAGAAGAAGGCAGAGCTTTATTTGCAGGCAGAAGAACTGGTTGTTAAGTCAGGATTGATCGAACCTACCTATGTTGAAGAAGCACCTACATTTGTTAAGAAATATGTGAAGAACTACTTCGTTTCTACAGTTGGTCAGGTTGATTTCTCAAAGGTTTATATTGAAAAATAG